Genomic segment of Candidatus Binatia bacterium:
ATCAGCTCGGGGATGTCGCTCTTGCGCTCGCGCAGCGGCGGCACGTGGATCGGCACGACGTTGAGCCGGAAGTAGAGGTCTTCGCGGAAGCGTCCGGCGCGCACGGCGCGCGCGAGCTCCTGGTTGGTCGCCGCGACGATGCGCAAGTCCGCGCGCAGGCTCTCGCGTCCGCCGACGCGCGAGAACTCGCGCTCCTGCAGGACGCGCAGCAGCTTCGCCTGCAGCTCGAGCGGCATGTCGGCGACCTCGTCGAGGAACAGCGTGCCGCCTGCCGCCTGCTCGAACTTGCCCGCGCGGCGCTCGATCGCGCCCGTGAAGGCGCCGCGCTCGTAGCCGAAGAGCTCGCTCTCGAGCAGCTCGCGCGGGATCGCGGAGCAGTTGAGCGCGACGAACGGTCCCTGCCAGCGCGGCGAGTGGTAGTGGATCGCCTTCGCGATCAGCTCCTTGCCGGTGCCGCTCTCGCCCTCGATGAGGACCGTCGCGTCGCTCTTCGCGACGCGGCCGAGCAGCTTGTAGATGTTCTGCATCGCCGGCGAGCGGCCGATGATGTCGACGCCGACCTCGTAGCGCTTGCGCAGCTCGCCCTTGAGGACGCTCACCTCGGTCGAGAGCTGACGCGTCTCGAGGACGCGCTGGACCAGCAGCCGCACGACGTCGAGGTCGAACGGCTTGGTGAGGTAGTCGTAGGCGCCGCGCTTCATCGCCTCGACGGCGTTCGCCATCGTGGTCTGCGCGGTCATCACGACGAGCGTCGTCTGGCAGCCGGCCTCGCGCGCCTTGGTGACGACGTCGAGACCGTTCATGTCCGGCATGCGGATGTCGAGGAAGGCGACGTCGATGCCGCCGCGGTTCAGGATCGCGAGCGCCTCGCTGCCGGTCGATGCTTCGGTGACCTGGTGGCCGTCTGCGGTCAACGCTTCGGACAAGACCCAGCGGATCGAGCGCTCGTCGTCCGCCACCAGGATGCGTGCGGTTGCGTTTCCGTTGTTCTCAGGCATGGCTGCTGCCCCGGTCGACGGGAAGCGTCACGGTGAAGATCGACCCGACGCCGGGCTCCGATTTGACGCGCAGGACGCCGCCGTGCTCGCTGATGATGCGCTGGCTGATCGCCAGCCCGAGCCCGGTCCCGCCATCCTTGGTCGTGAAGAAGGGTGAGAAGATGCGCCCGAGGTTCTCGGGCGCGATGCCGGGCCCCTGGTCGCTCACGTCGAGCGACAGGAACTGCTCCCGTCCGTTCGCGCCGGCGACGTAGTACGACGTCTCCATGCGCGTCGTGATGGTGATGGTGCCGCCGGGGGGCGACACGTCGACCGCGTTGCGCACGAGGTTGAGCAACACCTGCGTGAGACGTCCGGCGTCGCCGAGCACGTTCGGCAGGCTGGGGTCGAAGGCGCGGACGAAGTTCAGCCGTCCGCCGCGTCCGGCGCCCTCGATCGCGATCACGCGGTCGATGATCTCGTGGATGTTGACGCCGCGCCGCTCGAGGCGTGGCGGTCCGGTGAGGTCGAGCAGCTGCGCCATCAGGCTGTTCAGCCGGTCGATCTCGCCGAGGATGATCTGGGTGCACTCCCGCATGCGGTGCGGATCGGGCGGGTTGCTCGACAGGAGCTGGGCTGCGCCGCGCATGCCGGAGAGCGGGTTCTTGATCTCGTGGGCGAGCCCCGCGAGCAGGATCTCGAGCTGGTTCAGCCGGTCGGCCTCGCGCGTGCGGGACTCGAGCTCGCGCTGGTAGCTGAGGTCGTGCAGGGTGACGAGGCTGCCGACCTCACGGCCGTCGTCGTCGACGAGCAGCGTCGCGGCGGCGCGGACCGGACGCTTGCCGCCGTGCCGGCTGACCAGCGACGCGTCGCCGCGGACGTTGCGCACCCCGGAGGCGCGGGTCGCCTGCAGGAGGTCGATCAGCCAGGGGTTGGCCGCGAACAGCTTGCTCGCGTGCTGACCGACGGACTGCACGGCGGACAGACCGGTCAGCTGCGCGGCGCCCTCGTTCATGAACTCGAGCGTCTGATCGCGGTTGAGGACGATCAGGCCGTCATCGAGGCTCTCGAGGACGTTGAGCCATTGCTCGGCAAGGTAGCGTGATCCTGCCCGTCGCATAAGCAGCTGCACATCTTTTAAGCAGCGATCCGCCCACAAGCGAATCAAGAAGCGGCAAAATCGCTGTCTTCCGGGCGCGATGCGCCGGCGTAGCAAGCGGGTCGCCCACCAGAAGGCCGGTGCCCACGGCGCGGGCGGGCAGGGTCGAGAGGTGCTTCGGGAGGCCAGGCGGGCTTTTCGGGGGCCGGCGGGGCTACCTCGAGCGGACCCGTCTTGACGCGCCGCGACCCGGCAGGGAGATTCCCGGCGTGGTTTCCGTCGCAGACGCCATCGAAGCCGTGATGTCCGCCGTCGTCCCGACCCCCGCCGAGGAGGTCCCGGTCGCGGAGGCCGGGGGGCGGGTCCTGGCCCAGGAGGTCACGGCGCCGTTGGACATCCCGCCGTTCGAGAACTCGCAGATGGACGGCTTCGCCGTCCGCAGCGAGGACCTGGTGGGGGCATCTCCCAGCACCCCGGTCGGCCTGCACGTGATCGGGACGGTGCCCGCGGGGCGGGCGGCCCAGGTCGCCGTCGGGCGGGGCGAGGCGCTGCGGATCATGACCGGCGCGCCGCTGCCGCAGGGCGCCGACGCCGTGGTCAAGGTCGAGGACACCCGCGTCGAGGGCTCGCTCGTCGAGATCCGGCACGCGCCGGCGCGCGGCGAGTTCGTCCGGCCGGCCGGCGAGGACGTGCGCGCCGGCGAGACGGTGCTGCGGCCGGGACGAGCGCTGCGCGCGGCGGACGTCGGGCTGATCGCCTCGATCGGGCTCCCGACGGTGCGCGTCCGGACGCGTCCCCGGGTCGCGATCCTCGCGACCGGCGACGAGCTCGTCCCGCTCGGCGGGACGCTCGGACCGGGGCAGATCTACAACTCGAACGCGTACGCGCTCGCCGCGGCGGTGCGCGAGGTCGGCGGGACGCCGACCATCCTCGGCATCGTGCCCGACGAGCCCGACGCGATGCGCGCGGCGTTCGCATCCTGCGCGAGCTTCGACGTGATCCTCTCGACCGGCGGCGTGTCGGTCGGCGACTTCGACTTCGTCAAGCAGATCATGGACGAGCTCGGGCTCGAGCGCCGCTTCTGGCAGGTCGCGCAGAAGCCGGGCAAGCCGCTCACCTTCGCGGCGCAGGACGGACGGCTCTACTTCGGCCTGCCCGGGAACCCGGTGTCGTCGCTGGTGTGCTTCACGCTCTACGTCGCGCCCGCGCTGCGTCGGGCGATGGGGCTCGACGCCGTGTTCGCGCCCTCGGTCGAGGTCGAGATGGCGCGCAGCGTGCGGACGGCGCGCAGCCTGACCGAGCTCGTGCGCTGCACGCTCGAGTGGCGCGAGAACGGCATGCTCGCGACGCCGACCGGGACGCAGAGCTCCGGCGTGCTGCGCTCGCTCTCGCTCGCCGACTGTCTGGTGATCAGCCCGCCGGGTCAGGAAGAGCTCGCGGTCGGGGCGCGGCCGCAGGCGCTGCTGCTCGGCCAGGAGCTGGCGCTCTCGCCCGCGCATCCCTTCGCGTAGGTCGCGACCCGTATCGCGTCGCGACGCTGCTGGACGTGGACGCTAGAGGTCGCTGACGTCGTCGGCGCCGCCCGCCTCGGCGACGGTATCGCTCGACGGGCCGGCGTCGTCGCCGCCGTCGTCGCCCGACAGGTCGCCGCCGGCTTCGAGCTCGTCGATCATCTCGTCGAACTCGGGTCCGGCGACCTCGTCGCCGAGCTCCTTGCCCATCTTGCGCATCCAGCGCGCGATGCTCCGCGGGTCGTTCTCGTCGAGCCCGGCGAGCTGCGACGGGTCGCCGAGCGCGTCGAGCCGGCTCTCTTCGGAGCGCGCGACCGCGAAGCGCGACATCAACCGGTCGAGCTCGCGGCTCCCGCAGCGGTCGCAGACGGCGTCGGGCTGCTCGCTGACGCGCAGCGTGAGGACCTGCACGCGGCGACGGCACGAGCGGCAGCGGTATTCGTAGATCGGCATCGCTTGTTGGAACTTACTTCAGCGTCTTGGTCGTGAAGCCCTGCTCCGAGAACGTGAGCAGCGTCTTCTTTCCATTGATGAAGGTCTCGAGCGCGACCTCGCGACCCCACAGACGGTGCAGGTGCTGCAGGGTGCGCTCCGCGTACTCCAGCAGCAGGTCGCGGCCGTCGTGCTCGTGTACCATGTAGAGCGTGCGATTGCCGCCGAAGTCGGCGTCGGTGATCTTGATCACCGGAATCGTGCCGGTGCCGATGTTCTTGAGCAGGGTCTCCTTGACCTCGCGCCAGCTTTCCTTGTCCGACACCTTGGTGACGACGTAGTCCTCGTTGCGCTGCTCGTACTGGAAGAGGTCGAGCTCCTGCATCAGCTTCTCGCTCAGGAAGCGGCGCAGGAAGGACACGTCGCGGTCGGCCTCGCGCGCGGCGAACATCGCGCGGCGTCCGCTCATCGTCGGACGGAAGCCGGCGCGCAGCTCCTCGTCGGTCGGCTCGTCGTGCAGGCGCTTGATCTCGTCCCACACCTTGAGGCCGATGTGGTACGGGTTCAGCCCGCCCGGGTGCGGGCGCACGACCTGGTTGTGGCGCACGAGGAACTCGAGGTGCAGGTCGGGCGGCAGCTCGAGCGCGTTCAGGATCTCGCGGTGCCAGTACGAGGCCCAGCCCTCGTTCATGATCTTGGTCTCGATCTGCGGCAGGAAGTAGCAGGCTTCCTCGTGCACGATCGTGAGCAGATCCTTCTCCCACTCCTCGAGGTAGGGGTTGTGGTCGCGGATGAAGAGGAGCAGGTCCTCCTCCGGCGACGCCGGCACGCGGCGCAGGTTGGGCGCCTGGTACTCGACCGGCCGGTGGATCTTGTAAAACGGGTCGGGACGCGGCTGCGCCGCCTGCAGCAGACGCTCGCGCTCCTCCTCGTCGCTGAGCTTGCGCACCGCGCGGTTGCGCCGCATCTGCAGCGATAGCGCGTGCGCGGCGTCGAGGATCTGCTCGACGCGGTCGAGGCCGATCGACGGGTCCTCGATGTACGAGCGCACGCGCTGCGCGTGCGCCTTGAAGGTGCCGATCGTGAACTCGGCGCGCGTCTGCTGGAAGTTGAAGTTGTTCTTGAAGAAGTCGTTGTGCCCGTAGACGTGCGCGATGGTCAGGATCTGCAGGCACAGCGTGTTGTCCCGCATCAGGTAGGCGAGGGCGGGGTTCGAGTTGATGACCATCTCGTACGGCAGCCCGGAGACGCCGTAGTCGTAGAGGGTCTTCAGCTTCTCGTAGGCCTTGCCGTAGGACCAGTGCGGGTAGTGCGACGGCATGCCCGAGTACGCCATGTACCCGAGCATCTCGTTGTGGTCGCAGATCTCGAACTCTTGCGGGTAGACGTCGAGACCGAACTCGTCCGCCTTCTCGCGGATGCGTTCGTCCCACATCTCGAGATCGGCGATCGAGTAGTCCGGCATGTGCGACCTCCGGTCAGGCGGACGAGGTTTCGCTGAGCTTCGCCCGATCCTTGGAGAGGAACGCGCGGAAGGAGGGCCAGATGTCCTCCTTGCGCTCGATCACCACGGTCTGGAAGTTGTCGGCGTCGAGGCGGCGGAAGAGGTTCAGCATCGAGCTCTCGTAGTAACGCGAGCCGAGCGGCTTGATCTCGCCGTAGCCGAACAGGTTCGCGACCTCGGCGAGCTGCTTCGCGGTGCGCAGCGCCGCCGGGTTGTCCGAGTCGAAGTTGTCGCCGTCGGAGCAGTGGAACACGTAGATGTTCCAGAGCGACGGGTGGTAGCGCTCCTCGATGATCTCGAGCGCCTTCTGGTAGCCCGACGAGATGAACGTCCCGCCCGACTCCGCCTTGTGGAAGAACTCCTCCTCGGTGACCTCGCGCGCCTCGGTGTGGTGCGCGATGAACACGATCTCGACCGAGCGGTACTTGGTGGAGATGAACTGGTAGAGCAGGAAGAAGTAGCTGCGCGCCAGGTACTTCTTCATCGTGTCCATCGAGCCCGACGTGTCCATGATGCAGATCACGACGGCGTTGGACTCGTTGCGCACGTCGCTCACGACGTGCCGGTACGTCAGGTCTTCGATGTGGAACGGCTTGCGCTTCTGCTCGATCTCGGCGGGATCGATCGGCGAGTCCTCGAGCCGGGCGTGGCGCTTCGTCGCGAGAAGACGCTTCACGCGCTCGCGCGCCGTGCGCCGCTTGTCGAGGCGCACCCGGATGCCGACCTGACGATAGCCCTTGCGCTTCGCCGTGCGCTCCGCGGGAATCTGCCGCAGCGCGCGGCGCTCGAGGTCGGGGAGCTCGAGGTCCTCGAACATGATGTCGATGAGCTCCTCGAGCGTGATGTCGGTCTCGTAGTAGTCCTGCCCGGGGCGATCGCCGGCCTTGTCGCCGCCGGGTCCTTCCTTCTGGCCCTTGCCGATGACCTGACCGGGCTGGGTCTCGCCCTCGCCCTGGCCGACGCCGGGCGCGTTGTCGCCGTAGACGAAGCGGTACTCGCGAACGCCGCGAATCGGAACCTTGATGATCTTGTCGCGGCTCTTCCCGATGATCGACTCTTCCGCGACGATGTCGGCGATGTTGTCGCGGATCGACTCGCGCACCTTCTCGCGGTGACGGAGCCGGTCGCCGGCGCTGCGGTCGCTGCGCTCGGCTTCCGAGTGTCGGAACGGTCGGAAGATCGCGCCGGGCAAGTCAGTCCTTCCAGAGGTTGTTGGCCGCGTACTTGAGCACGACGTCGACGCAGCTCTCGCAGTAGCCGTTGTCGAGCAGGTTCGAGACCATCGCGTTGTACTTCTGCGTCTGCTCTTCGTCGCGGGTGCGGGCCTTGGTGATGATGCGCGAGATGTCGCGCACCGACGTCATCAGCCGCTTCTCGATCGCCTCCTTGAGCGGCTCGTAGCTCTGGTAGGTGATCTTCTCGCCGCGTCGCGAGGCCGCCCAGAGGTACGCGATCACCTCCTGGCGGAAGCCTTCCGCGGCCGAGCCGATGATCGCGATCTGCTCCTCGATCGACTTGAGGAAGCCCTCGTCCGGCTGCAGCTCCTCCTTCGTGTTGCGGTCCTTGACGCGCGTCTTGTTCACGAAGGCTTCGGCGTGGTCGAGGTAGTTCTGGAACAGCGACTCCGCCTGCTCCTGGTACGAGTAGACGAAGGCCTTGGTGATCTCCTTCTCGAGGATCTCGAGGTACTCCTTGTGCAGGACGTCCTGCAGGAACTCGAGCAGGCGCTTGCGCTCGTCGTCCGCGAAGTCCGCTTCCTTCACCATCGTGATCAGCGCCTCGCGGACGTTGATCGGGTTGATGCAGTTGCCGTCGACGTTGTCCGACAGCGCGTTGTCGAGCGCCTTCATGATGAAGCGCGTCGAGATGCCGCTCATGCCCTCGCGCTTGGCTTCGTCGCGCAGCTCGCGGACGTCGATCTTCTTGGTCTTGCCCTTCTCGACGACCTCCTCGCCGTTGTAGAGCTTGAGCTTGGTCATCAGGTCGCACTTCGCGGTGGGCTCGAGACGCGACAGGATCGCGAACATCGACGCCATCTCGAGCGTGTGCGGCGCGACGTGGGCGCGGAAGTCCGAGTTGCGGATGATCTTCTGGTAGATCTTCACTTCCTCGGACAGCCGCAGGTTGTAGGGCACCTTCACCACGACGATGCGGTCGAGGATCGCCTCGTTGGTGTGGTCCGCCTTGAACTTCTGCCACTCGGCCTCGTTCGAGTGCGCGATGATGACGGTGTCGACGTAGACCATCCCGTGGCGGCCGGGCGCGGGGATGACCTTCTCCTGCGTCGCCGTGATCATCGCGTGCAGGTACTCGGTCTCGTTCTTGAACACCTCGATGAACTCGACCATGCCGCGGTTGCCGACGTTGAGCGCCCCGTTCAGGTCGAGCACCCGCGGATCGCCCTCGGAGTAGACGTCAAGCTTAGAAATGTCCTCGCTGCCGATCAGCACCGAGGTGTCCTGGTTGTTCGGATCGACCGGCGGCACCACGCCGATGCCGACGCGCTCGCGCTTCGAGAAGTACTTGAGCTCGACCGGGAACTCCTCGTAGCGGCCGCCGAACTCGTGCTCGAGGCGGAAGCGCGTCACCGGCGACACGTCGCCCTCGATGTGCACCCCGAGCATCTTCTCGAACTCCTTGCGGAGATGCTTCGGGATGAGCTGCAGCGGCTCCTCGTTCATCGTCGAGCCGGCGATCGCGTAGAACGGCTCGGATTCCTCGAGGCCGCGCTGCAGCCGCTCGACCAGCGAGCTCTTCCCGGAGCCCACGGGGCCCATCAAGTAGAGGACCTGTCGACTCTCCTCGCCTTTGAGCGATGCGGAGTGGAAGTAGCGGACGATCTGGGAGATCGTCTTCTCGATTCCGAAGAACTCGTCGCGGAAGAAGTTGTAGACCTTGAGCGGCTCGTCTTTGTAGAGCCGTTTGGCGCCGGCGTCGTCGGTGTTCTGGATGTCCTCGCAGCCGGCTCGCATGATGATGTCGTAGATTCTGGCGTGGGCGAGCTTGGGAATGGTGGGATCTTCGCGGACCTTCTCGAGGTAATCCAAGAAGGTGCCTTTCCAGGTTTTGCTCTCGTGAGCGGCGCGATCTTCTTGGATGATCCTCGCGAACGTATCCTTGCTAGCCATAGGGCCGGCTCCTCTCGGCTGTCCCACGGCGACGGGGCCGGGGAAACCTGCCGTGCGCGTCGCACCGACGGTGGAGAGATCGGGTCGTCGAGGTCCCCTCGATGCTCACTTCAGAGAAATTATACGTGCGTCCCGTTGGAGGAACAAGGCGAGAAGCACTTGCGCGGCCCGCACGCTTGTTGTTCCACGCTTTCGCTCCGCAGACCCACGGCTGTGGAGCGGTGTGAGAACACGCGCCCGCGCCTCGGCGCGCGCTGCGCGCTTCTTTCGGAGGACAACCGGTGAACATCAAGGATTGCGTGGCGCTCGTCACGGGCGGCGCTTCGGGACTCGGTGCGGCGACGGTCGAGAACATCGTCGCGAACGGCGGTCGAGCGATGATCCTCGATCGCGAGAACTCGCAGGGCGCGGAGCTCGCGAAGCGTCTCGGTGATGCCGCGCGCTTCGTCGCGGCCGACGTGACGAGCGAAGAGCAGGTGCGCGCCGCGGTCGCGGCGACGGTGGATGCCTTCGGCAAGCTGAACGTCGCGGTGAACTGCGCGGGCGTCGGCGTCGCGGCGAAGACCGTCAGCAAGCGTGGTCCGTTCCCGCTCGAGCTGTTCGCGAAGTGCGTCGAAGTCAATCTCATCGGCACCTTCAACGTCATCCGACTCGCCGCCGAGCAGATGACGAAGAACGAGCCCAACGCCGACGGCGAGCGCGGCGTGATCGTCAACACCGCGTCGGTCGCCGCGTTCGAGGGACAGATCGGGCAGGCGGCGTACTCGGCGTCGAAGGGCGGCGTCGTCGGCATGACGCTGCCGATCGCGCGCGACCTCGCGTCGTACGGCATCCGCGTGATGACGATCGCGCCCGGCTTGTTCAACACGCCGATGCTCGCGCTCATGCCCGAAGAGGGACGGCGCAAGCTCGGCGCGCAGGTGCCGTTCCCGCCGCGTCTCGGCGAGCCGCCCGAGTTCGCCGCGATGGTGCGCGCGATCATCGAGATTCCCATGCTCAACGGTGAGACCATCCGCCTCGACGGCGGCATCCGGATGCAGCCGAGTTGAACGCGCGGGCGTGGCGCTGGTTGCGGCTCGCGCTGTTGCTCGTGCTCGCGGCCTGCTCGCGCCCGTTGCCGGACGAATCGTCGCCGGGCGCGCTCGTCTACGTGCAGCAGTGCGGTCTGTGTCACCCACCACATCACCCGGGCCTGATGAAGGCCGAGATGTGGAAGGTCCAGGTTGCACGCATGGCGGAGATCCGCGCCCGGCGCGGTTTGCCGCCGTTGAGCCCGACCGAAGAGAAGCTGATCCTCGACTATCTCACCCGGCACTCGGGTTGAGAACGGAGCCGTAGTCCATGGACATCAAACGCGTCAGCGAGCCGGCGGAGCGCGTGCGCGCCGACCTGCTCGCGGTCCCGCTCGTCGCAGGTGCGCCGACGTCGCGCGAGATTTCTGCACTTGACGCCGCGACCGGCGGGCGCTTGCTGCGCGAAGTGCGCCGTCGCTCGGCGGACCCTGCGAAGCAGGGCACCGTGTCCGTCTACCAGACGCACGGCGAGATGCGGGCGGATCTGATCGCGGTGATCGGCGTCGGGCGCGCCGACGGCCAGACGCTGCCGCCCGACGCGTGGCGCCGCTTCGGCGGGCAGGCGGTCGAGGCCGCGCGCTCGGCGCGCGCCAAGACGCTCGCGATCTCGGTCGGCGCGGCGGGCGGCGCCGCCGTGGGCGCGGCCGCCGAGGGCGCGCTGCTCGCGGCCTACCAGATGAACGGGTTCAAGAGCTCGCGGACGCCGTTTCAGGTCGAGCGCTGCCTGCTCGCGGGCGTCGCGTCGAGCCGCGAGGCGCAGCGCGCGCTCGAGCGCGCGCAGGTCGTGGCCGAGGCGACCTGCTTCGCGCGCGACCTGATCAACGGTCCGGCCGAGACCATCACGCCGGACCACCTCGGGCGCGTCGCGAAGCGCCTCGGCCGCGAGCACGGCTTGAAGGTGCGCGTCCTCGAGCCCGCCGACATGCGCCGCCTCGGCATGGGCGCGATCCTCGCGGTCGGACGCGGCAGCCGGAACGAGCCGCGCGTGATCGAGCTGATCCATCGTCCCAACGGGGGACGCGTGCGCGCCGGCGCCGGTCCGGTCGCGCTCGTCGGCAAGGGGATCACCTTCGACTCGGGCGGCTTGTCGCTCAAGCCGCCGGGCAGCATGGAGATCCAGAAGCGCGACATGTCCGGCGGCGCCGCGGTGCTGGGCGCGATGCGCGCGATCGCGCAGCTCCGTCCGGCGATCGAGGTGCGCGGCTACATCGCGGCGGCGGAGAACATGCCGGACGGTCGCGCGTACCGTCCCGGCGACGTGCTGCGCACGTTCACCGGCAAGACGGTCGAGGTGCTCAACACCGACGCCGAAGGCCGGCTCGTGCTCGCCGACGCGCTCGGCTGGGCGGCGAGCGGCGGCTCGACGCGGCAGAGCAAGCCGCGCTGGATCGTCGACCTCGCGACCTTGACGGGCGCGGTGACGACCGCGCTCGGACGCAGCGTCGCGGGCATCATGGGCAGCGACGAGGCGCTCGTGCGCCGCCTCATCGAGGTCGGCAAGGAGACCGGCGAGCCGATGTGGGAGCTGCCGCTGGTCGAGGACTACATGTCGGCGCTCGAGAGCCCGATCGCCGACCTGAAGAACACCGGCGACGGCACGGCCGGGACGATCTTCGGCGGCCTGTTCCTGCGCGAGTTCGTCGGCGGGCTGCCGTGGGCCCACCTCGACATCGCGGCGGTCGCGTACACCGACAAGCCGCGCCCGTACGTGCCCCGCGGCGCGGTGGGGTGGGGCGTGCGCACGCTGGTCGCGCTGATCGAGAAGGAGGCGTCGCGAGCCTGAGCGCGCGGGCCTGGCTCGCGCAGCGACCGAGCGCGCGCGAGCCAGGCGCCCCGTGCCTCAGGCCGCCTTCAGCGCCAGGATCTCGTCGGCGGACTTCGGGATCGCCGCCGACAGCACCTCGTGGCCGTCCGGCGTGACCAGCACGTCGTCCTCGATGCGGACGCCGATGCCGCGGTACTCCTCCGGCGCCTCGGTGAGCGAGCGCGCGAAGTAGAGCCCCGGCTCGATCGTCAAGACCATGCCGGGCTCGAGCTCGCGCGGCTTGCCATCGCGCCGGTACGAGCCGACGTCGTGCACGTCCATGCCGAGCCAGTGGCTCGTGCGGTGCATGTAGAAGGGCTTGTAGAGCCCTTCCTTGACGATCTGCTCGTGCGTGCCCTGGAGCACGCCGAGCGACAGCAGGCCGTCGACCAGGACGTCGACCGCGCGGGCGTGGACGTCCTCGAGCGTGACGCCGGGACGCACGGCCTCGATCGCCGCGAGCTGCGCCGCGAGCACGAGGTCGAAGATGCGGCGCTGCGCCGGCGTGAAGTCGCGTCCGACCGGAAAGGTGCGCGTCACGTCGGCGCAGTAGCAACCGAGCTCGTCGCCCGCGTCGATCAGCAGCAGCTCGCCGTCGCGCAGCT
This window contains:
- a CDS encoding ATP-binding protein, whose product is MRRAGSRYLAEQWLNVLESLDDGLIVLNRDQTLEFMNEGAAQLTGLSAVQSVGQHASKLFAANPWLIDLLQATRASGVRNVRGDASLVSRHGGKRPVRAAATLLVDDDGREVGSLVTLHDLSYQRELESRTREADRLNQLEILLAGLAHEIKNPLSGMRGAAQLLSSNPPDPHRMRECTQIILGEIDRLNSLMAQLLDLTGPPRLERRGVNIHEIIDRVIAIEGAGRGGRLNFVRAFDPSLPNVLGDAGRLTQVLLNLVRNAVDVSPPGGTITITTRMETSYYVAGANGREQFLSLDVSDQGPGIAPENLGRIFSPFFTTKDGGTGLGLAISQRIISEHGGVLRVKSEPGVGSIFTVTLPVDRGSSHA
- a CDS encoding serine protein kinase, producing MASKDTFARIIQEDRAAHESKTWKGTFLDYLEKVREDPTIPKLAHARIYDIIMRAGCEDIQNTDDAGAKRLYKDEPLKVYNFFRDEFFGIEKTISQIVRYFHSASLKGEESRQVLYLMGPVGSGKSSLVERLQRGLEESEPFYAIAGSTMNEEPLQLIPKHLRKEFEKMLGVHIEGDVSPVTRFRLEHEFGGRYEEFPVELKYFSKRERVGIGVVPPVDPNNQDTSVLIGSEDISKLDVYSEGDPRVLDLNGALNVGNRGMVEFIEVFKNETEYLHAMITATQEKVIPAPGRHGMVYVDTVIIAHSNEAEWQKFKADHTNEAILDRIVVVKVPYNLRLSEEVKIYQKIIRNSDFRAHVAPHTLEMASMFAILSRLEPTAKCDLMTKLKLYNGEEVVEKGKTKKIDVRELRDEAKREGMSGISTRFIMKALDNALSDNVDGNCINPINVREALITMVKEADFADDERKRLLEFLQDVLHKEYLEILEKEITKAFVYSYQEQAESLFQNYLDHAEAFVNKTRVKDRNTKEELQPDEGFLKSIEEQIAIIGSAAEGFRQEVIAYLWAASRRGEKITYQSYEPLKEAIEKRLMTSVRDISRIITKARTRDEEQTQKYNAMVSNLLDNGYCESCVDVVLKYAANNLWKD
- a CDS encoding SpoVR family protein; protein product: MPDYSIADLEMWDERIREKADEFGLDVYPQEFEICDHNEMLGYMAYSGMPSHYPHWSYGKAYEKLKTLYDYGVSGLPYEMVINSNPALAYLMRDNTLCLQILTIAHVYGHNDFFKNNFNFQQTRAEFTIGTFKAHAQRVRSYIEDPSIGLDRVEQILDAAHALSLQMRRNRAVRKLSDEEERERLLQAAQPRPDPFYKIHRPVEYQAPNLRRVPASPEEDLLLFIRDHNPYLEEWEKDLLTIVHEEACYFLPQIETKIMNEGWASYWHREILNALELPPDLHLEFLVRHNQVVRPHPGGLNPYHIGLKVWDEIKRLHDEPTDEELRAGFRPTMSGRRAMFAAREADRDVSFLRRFLSEKLMQELDLFQYEQRNEDYVVTKVSDKESWREVKETLLKNIGTGTIPVIKITDADFGGNRTLYMVHEHDGRDLLLEYAERTLQHLHRLWGREVALETFINGKKTLLTFSEQGFTTKTLK
- a CDS encoding zinc ribbon domain-containing protein — encoded protein: MPIYEYRCRSCRRRVQVLTLRVSEQPDAVCDRCGSRELDRLMSRFAVARSEESRLDALGDPSQLAGLDENDPRSIARWMRKMGKELGDEVAGPEFDEMIDELEAGGDLSGDDGGDDAGPSSDTVAEAGGADDVSDL
- the glp gene encoding gephyrin-like molybdotransferase Glp, yielding MVSVADAIEAVMSAVVPTPAEEVPVAEAGGRVLAQEVTAPLDIPPFENSQMDGFAVRSEDLVGASPSTPVGLHVIGTVPAGRAAQVAVGRGEALRIMTGAPLPQGADAVVKVEDTRVEGSLVEIRHAPARGEFVRPAGEDVRAGETVLRPGRALRAADVGLIASIGLPTVRVRTRPRVAILATGDELVPLGGTLGPGQIYNSNAYALAAAVREVGGTPTILGIVPDEPDAMRAAFASCASFDVILSTGGVSVGDFDFVKQIMDELGLERRFWQVAQKPGKPLTFAAQDGRLYFGLPGNPVSSLVCFTLYVAPALRRAMGLDAVFAPSVEVEMARSVRTARSLTELVRCTLEWRENGMLATPTGTQSSGVLRSLSLADCLVISPPGQEELAVGARPQALLLGQELALSPAHPFA
- a CDS encoding 3-hydroxyacyl-CoA dehydrogenase, producing MNIKDCVALVTGGASGLGAATVENIVANGGRAMILDRENSQGAELAKRLGDAARFVAADVTSEEQVRAAVAATVDAFGKLNVAVNCAGVGVAAKTVSKRGPFPLELFAKCVEVNLIGTFNVIRLAAEQMTKNEPNADGERGVIVNTASVAAFEGQIGQAAYSASKGGVVGMTLPIARDLASYGIRVMTIAPGLFNTPMLALMPEEGRRKLGAQVPFPPRLGEPPEFAAMVRAIIEIPMLNGETIRLDGGIRMQPS
- the ntrC gene encoding nitrogen regulation protein NR(I), with product MPENNGNATARILVADDERSIRWVLSEALTADGHQVTEASTGSEALAILNRGGIDVAFLDIRMPDMNGLDVVTKAREAGCQTTLVVMTAQTTMANAVEAMKRGAYDYLTKPFDLDVVRLLVQRVLETRQLSTEVSVLKGELRKRYEVGVDIIGRSPAMQNIYKLLGRVAKSDATVLIEGESGTGKELIAKAIHYHSPRWQGPFVALNCSAIPRELLESELFGYERGAFTGAIERRAGKFEQAAGGTLFLDEVADMPLELQAKLLRVLQEREFSRVGGRESLRADLRIVAATNQELARAVRAGRFREDLYFRLNVVPIHVPPLRERKSDIPELIRYFIAKINRDLGTEMTGIAPAAEAMLMQYSWPGNVRELENTLVRAAVLAPGRTLMPSDFQLAETTAPPSNGDSLAEVVRRRTRSQFEAHGDRDPVDVYATLLMEFERPLLEATLERTNGNQVRAAQILGINRNTLRKKLNQLGLSPRRAAS
- the yhbH gene encoding sporulation protein YhbH; translated protein: MPGAIFRPFRHSEAERSDRSAGDRLRHREKVRESIRDNIADIVAEESIIGKSRDKIIKVPIRGVREYRFVYGDNAPGVGQGEGETQPGQVIGKGQKEGPGGDKAGDRPGQDYYETDITLEELIDIMFEDLELPDLERRALRQIPAERTAKRKGYRQVGIRVRLDKRRTARERVKRLLATKRHARLEDSPIDPAEIEQKRKPFHIEDLTYRHVVSDVRNESNAVVICIMDTSGSMDTMKKYLARSYFFLLYQFISTKYRSVEIVFIAHHTEAREVTEEEFFHKAESGGTFISSGYQKALEIIEERYHPSLWNIYVFHCSDGDNFDSDNPAALRTAKQLAEVANLFGYGEIKPLGSRYYESSMLNLFRRLDADNFQTVVIERKEDIWPSFRAFLSKDRAKLSETSSA